One genomic segment of Bos javanicus breed banteng chromosome 23, ARS-OSU_banteng_1.0, whole genome shotgun sequence includes these proteins:
- the GCM1 gene encoding chorion-specific transcription factor GCMa has protein sequence FHQNVKKTDWFQEWPDAYEKHIYSSDDRNAQRHLSSWAMRNTNNHNSRILKKSCLGVVVCGRDCSVAEGRKVYLRPAICDKARQKQQRKRCPNCDGPLKLIPCRGHGGFPVTNFWRHDGRFIFFQSKGEHDHPKPETKLEAEARRAVKKTHSASSSVSSKLKQSPEIKPLPGETQSWENLTWSFQEAVQLPPGYSGHVIGYTPQQKAWNDGSSFTESYGLGGTSELANLTPTLGPPQLYDKWDLSHSRVSSSGDLLQPSISGVFSDYSDLQTWNKNVALGRSPLNDNSCPSYPFPLTSWPYDFSPSQSSSEPFHQPVPVEPPAVKSSYPPIWPNQGGELYEEKVPVDFNSYHPPTTCHSPQEDPLLLTHTSQPYHQYALPGKSNKWDFDEEMGCLGLDHCNNEMLLNLCPLR, from the exons TTTCATCAGAACGTGAAAAAGACGGACTGGTTCCAGGAGTGGCCTGATGCCTACGAGAAACACATCTACAGCTCCGACGACAGGAACGCACAGCGCCACCTGAGCAGCTGGGCCATGCGCAACACCAACAACCACAACTCCCGCATCCTCAAGAAGTCCTGCCTGGGCGTGGTGGTGTGCGGCCGCGACTGCTCGGTCGCCGAGGGCCGCAAGGTCTACCTGAGGCCAGCCATCTGCGACAAGGCCCGGCAGAAGCAGCAGA GAAAACGCTGTCCCAACTGCGACGGGCCCCTGAAGCTCATTCCCTGCCGGGGCCACGGGGGCTTTCCCGTCACCAACTTCTGGAGGCACGACGGACGCTTCATATTTTTCCAG TCAAAGGGAGAGCATGACCATCCAAAGCCAGAAACCAAATTGGAAGCCGAGGCCAGAAGAGCAGTGAAGAAAACGCACTCGGCGTCTTCCTCAGTCTCCTCGAAGCTGAAACAGAGCCCAGAGATAAAG CCTCTTCCAGGTGAAACACAAAGTTGGGAAAATTTAACTTGGTCTTTCCAGGAAGCTGTCCAACTGCCTCCTGGTTACAGCGGACACGTGATAGGTTACACTCCCCAGCAGAAGGCATGGAATGACGGCTCATCCTTCACCGAGAGCTATGGTTTGGGGGGTACCTCTGAGCTGGCAAACCTCACTCCCACTCTGGGCCCCCCTCAGCTCTACGACAAATGGGATTTGTCCCACAGTCGGGTCTCCAGCAGTGGAGACCTGCTCCAGCCCTCCATCTCTGGAGTCTTCTCTGATTACAGTGATCTGCAGACATGGAATAAGAATGTGGCTTTGGGACGAAGTCCTCTGAATGACAATAGTTGCCCCAGTTACCCGTTTCCTCTGACCAGCTGGCCCTACGACTTCTCCCCTTCCCAGAGCTCTTCAGAACCCTTCCACCAGCCGGTTCCAGTGGAACCACCAGCAGTCAAATCCAGCTATCCACCCATATGGCCAAATCAAGGGGGTGAACTTTATGAAGAGAAGGTGCCTGTGGATTTTAACAGCTACCACCCTCCCACCACATGCCATTCACCCCAGGAAGACCCTCTTCTCCTCACCCACACCTCTCAGCCTTATCATCAATATGCCCTGCCTGGCAAGAGCAACAAATGGGATTTTGATGAAGAAATGGGGTGCCTGGGTTTGGATCACTGCAACAATGAGATGCTTCTAAACCTCTGTCCTTTAAGATGA